The Bradyrhizobium guangxiense genomic sequence GAACCCGGAATCTCAAGATTCCGGGTTCGGCTCTTCGAGCCGCCCCGGAATGACTGCGTGTCGTGATTACTCCCGGCGGCCCTGCACCCATTGCTCCAGCATTTGCAGGGCCATGGCGCGGTCGTCGTCAGAGGCTTTGGCGAATGCGCGGTTGTAGCTTTCCTTGATCCAGGTCTCTTCGGCGCCGGCGCTATCGCGCGCCAGGGTCAGCCACATCAGGCCGCGTGCGGCCTGCCGCGGCAGACGGTCGCCGTTGAACAGCATCTGGCCGAGCAGCGCTTGCGCCTCGTGCTGGCCCTTCTGCGCGGCAAGGCCGAGCCAGCGCGCGCCATAGCGGAAATCCTCACGCGAGGCGTCCGGCGTCTTCAGGTAAAGCCGGGCGAGATCGTATTGCGCGTCGGCATTGCCGAAATAGGACGCCGCATAGGAGAACATCTCCCGCGCCCGCTCCGGATCCGACTTGATCTTCGAGTTCGGGATGCCGCTGAGATAATAGCGACCGAGCGCGACGAAGGCGTTGGCAACGACCTGCGCCTGCGGCGCCGACGGACTGTCCTCGGCATGCGCATTGGCGATCCGACTGAAATATTCGAAGGCGCGCAAATCGTCCTGGGCGACGCCGTCGCCATTGGCGTACATGCGGCCGAGCTTCCACTGCGCGATCGGGTGTCCGCCCTCGGCGGCATATTGCAGGGCGCTGAGCGAGGTTTCCTGGGGCACGGTCGCCGGTGCGACCTTGCTGCGCACGGTCGCGGCGGTCCCCGGCAAGGTGGTCACGACAGGGATGGTCGCGTCCTTGTTGACCGGTGCGCCGTCGAAGGCGAGCGCCGGCGCGGCCAGCGCACCGGCTCCCAACACAAACGCAACTATGGCACGCCTAGATGTCCGCATAGCACTGTTTCTCGTGCGCGCCGCCCGGATGGGTCACTGCCCCCCCGACCGCTGGTCCAACCTGCTGAGCATATTTCCAGAGCGCACCCGACGTGTGGTTAGTCGCGCGAGCGCTCCATTTGGTCTTGCGCTGGGCGAGCTCGGCGTCGCTCAATTTTACGTTAAGGATACCGGCGACCGCATCGATCTCGATGATGTCGCCGTCCTCGAGCAGCCCGATCGGGCCGCCAACGGCGGCTTCGGGCCCGACATGGCCGATGCAGAAGCCGCGGGGGGCGCCGGAGAAGCGGCCATCGGTGATGAGCGCGATCTTGCCGCCCATGCCCTGGCCGGTCAGCGCCGCGGTGGTCTGGAGCATTTCCCGCATGCCGGGGCCACCCTTCGGCCCCTCGTAGCGGATCACGATGACTTCGCCTTCGCGGTAGGTGCGCTTCTGGACCGCCTCGAAAGCATCCTCCTCACGGTCGAAGCACCTGGCCGGACCGGTGAACTGGAGGTTGGACATTCCCGCGACTTTCACGATCGCACCTTCTGGCGCCAAATTGCCCTTCAGACCGACCACACCGCCTGTCACGGTGATGGGCTTGTCTGCCGGGTGCACCACGTCCTGGTGCGGATTCCACTTCACGCTCTTGAGGTTTTCGGCGATCGTGCGGCCCGTGACGGTAAGGCAATCACCGTGCAGGAAGCCGTTGTCGAGCAGCGTCTTCATCAGAAGCGGTATGCCACCTACTTCAAACATGTCTTTGGCGACATAACGGCCGCCCGGCTTCAAATCCGCGACATATGGTGTCTTTTTGAAGATTTCGGCGACGTCGAACAAATCGAACTTGATGCCGGCCTCATGCGCGATCGCCGGCAGGTGCAGTGCAGCATTGGTGGAGCCGCCGGAGGCCGCGACCACGGCAGCCGCGTTCTCGAGCGCCTTGCGGGTCACGATGTCGCGCGGCCGGATGTTGGACGCGATCAAGTCCATCACCTTCTCGCCCGCCGTCGTACAGAAGGCGTCGCGGATTTCGTACGGTGCGGGGGCACCGGCAGAGTAAGGCAGCGCAAGACCGATCGCCTCGGAGACGGTCGCCATGGTGTTGGCGGTGAACTGCGCGCCGCAAGCGCCGGCCGAGGGGCATGCCACGCGCTCGATCTCGTCGAGGTCCTCGTCCGACATGGCGCCGACCGAGTGCTTGCCGACCGCCTCGAACATGTCCTGCACGGTGACCTGCTGTCCGCGGAAATTGCCGGGCAGGATCGAGCCGCCATAGATGAAGATCGAGGGCACGTTGAGACGGACCATCGCCATCATCATGCCGGGCAGCGACTTGTCGCAGCCGGCAAGCCCGACCAGGGCATCATACGCATGACCGCGAACAGTGAGCTCGACGGAATCGGCGATGCATTCGCGCGACGGCAGCGAGGAGCGCATGCCGTCGTGACCCATGGCGATGCCGTCGGTCACGGTGATGGTGCAGAACTCGCGCGGAGTGCCGCCGGCCGACGCCACTCCCTTCTTCACCGCCTGCGCCTGGCGCATCAAGGCGATGTTGCAGGGAGCGGCTTCATTCCAGCACGAGGCGACGCCGACGAAGGGCTGGTGGATCTGCTCGGTGGTCAGACCCATCGCGTAGAAATACGACCGATGCGGCGCACGCGCAGGGCCTTCCGTCACGTGACGGCTTGGCAGCCTCTGCTTG encodes the following:
- a CDS encoding tetratricopeptide repeat protein encodes the protein MRTSRRAIVAFVLGAGALAAPALAFDGAPVNKDATIPVVTTLPGTAATVRSKVAPATVPQETSLSALQYAAEGGHPIAQWKLGRMYANGDGVAQDDLRAFEYFSRIANAHAEDSPSAPQAQVVANAFVALGRYYLSGIPNSKIKSDPERAREMFSYAASYFGNADAQYDLARLYLKTPDASREDFRYGARWLGLAAQKGQHEAQALLGQMLFNGDRLPRQAARGLMWLTLARDSAGAEETWIKESYNRAFAKASDDDRAMALQMLEQWVQGRRE
- the ilvD gene encoding dihydroxy-acid dehydratase, whose product is MDAKTDIKQRLPSRHVTEGPARAPHRSYFYAMGLTTEQIHQPFVGVASCWNEAAPCNIALMRQAQAVKKGVASAGGTPREFCTITVTDGIAMGHDGMRSSLPSRECIADSVELTVRGHAYDALVGLAGCDKSLPGMMMAMVRLNVPSIFIYGGSILPGNFRGQQVTVQDMFEAVGKHSVGAMSDEDLDEIERVACPSAGACGAQFTANTMATVSEAIGLALPYSAGAPAPYEIRDAFCTTAGEKVMDLIASNIRPRDIVTRKALENAAAVVAASGGSTNAALHLPAIAHEAGIKFDLFDVAEIFKKTPYVADLKPGGRYVAKDMFEVGGIPLLMKTLLDNGFLHGDCLTVTGRTIAENLKSVKWNPHQDVVHPADKPITVTGGVVGLKGNLAPEGAIVKVAGMSNLQFTGPARCFDREEDAFEAVQKRTYREGEVIVIRYEGPKGGPGMREMLQTTAALTGQGMGGKIALITDGRFSGAPRGFCIGHVGPEAAVGGPIGLLEDGDIIEIDAVAGILNVKLSDAELAQRKTKWSARATNHTSGALWKYAQQVGPAVGGAVTHPGGAHEKQCYADI